A genome region from Schlesneria paludicola DSM 18645 includes the following:
- a CDS encoding MarR family winged helix-turn-helix transcriptional regulator translates to MVTPQELAPLMAEFGKAFTRKIFSEMGRAGTTPARAKLLMTLQCHGGCKMTDISSHLEVTPRSVTKLVDGLENEGLVIREPHPHDRRATIIRLTPEGVLVSKESMLANNATVTELFEQLPPVDRQHMARILRKLIEKLAGPAQDADSETCRK, encoded by the coding sequence ATGGTGACCCCGCAGGAACTTGCACCGCTGATGGCCGAATTCGGCAAAGCCTTTACCCGAAAAATCTTTTCGGAAATGGGCCGCGCCGGAACGACGCCTGCGCGCGCCAAGCTGTTGATGACGCTGCAATGCCATGGCGGATGCAAGATGACGGATATCAGTTCTCATCTTGAGGTGACGCCGCGCAGTGTGACGAAACTGGTCGATGGATTGGAAAACGAAGGTCTGGTCATACGCGAGCCGCATCCGCACGATCGACGGGCGACCATTATTCGACTCACGCCGGAAGGGGTATTGGTCAGCAAGGAAAGTATGCTGGCGAATAACGCGACTGTGACCGAACTCTTCGAGCAGCTTCCTCCTGTTGATCGTCAGCATATGGCACGGATTCTGCGCAAACTGATCGAGAAATTGGCCGGACCTGCCCAGGATGCGGACTCTGAAACGTGTCGCAAATGA
- a CDS encoding PQQ-binding-like beta-propeller repeat protein, protein MSDTTIQVDSKTSGDSPTRRLRLWPGVLVIVALWSLRIWASVGEPAPSKFFFGLIVAPAAAMLLLALWWLLASRLRWSDRLVGIAVLALTGVGTSLIAGKNFPVMGLILYAIPVVATLWVTWLLVSWKLSWPVRRAGMLLVFLGCGAVYSMLRVDGMDGSFAAAFNWRWTPTPESKLLSELKSTSKPAGSSTTSAVVDLVLKEGDWPSFRGPRRDGSLTGVRIRTDWDKTPPKELWRHRIGPGWSSFSVIGHHLFTQEQRGDDEFVVCYDTESGNEIWAHRDKARFEEVVAGAGPRGTPTFHEGRILALGATGRLNCLNAATGEKLWSADIVADTKAKTPQWGFSGSPLVSHGLVTVFAGGPEGKGVAAYKFDSGELAWTSGDGSHSYCSTHPATMGGVEQVLVTSDVGLASYEPESGKVLWEHRWPVEQARVVQPAILNDTDVLLGTGMTGGTRRLSVHREGEEWKLEEQWTSKVIKPYYNDFVVRNDYLYGFDNNIFMCVGLADGKMKWRTRGYGNGQVLLLADDALLLILTEQGEVALVEARPEEHKELVRIKAIEGKTWNHPVVAHGKLFVRNAEEIAGLELPLLNTSLSGESGRSEKETATSTEEAK, encoded by the coding sequence ATGAGCGACACGACAATTCAAGTCGATTCGAAAACGAGCGGAGATTCTCCCACCCGACGATTGCGACTTTGGCCCGGCGTTTTGGTAATTGTCGCTCTTTGGTCGCTCCGTATCTGGGCCTCTGTTGGTGAACCGGCCCCGTCGAAATTCTTTTTTGGTCTGATTGTTGCCCCCGCCGCCGCAATGCTCTTGCTCGCGCTCTGGTGGTTACTGGCCAGCCGATTGCGTTGGTCGGACCGACTTGTCGGAATTGCGGTCCTCGCTCTGACAGGTGTCGGGACGTCCCTGATCGCTGGCAAGAACTTCCCTGTGATGGGATTGATCCTTTATGCCATCCCCGTCGTCGCAACGTTGTGGGTCACTTGGTTATTGGTCTCGTGGAAGCTTTCATGGCCGGTGCGCCGCGCAGGGATGCTACTCGTCTTTCTCGGTTGCGGAGCGGTTTACTCGATGCTTCGCGTCGATGGGATGGACGGCAGTTTTGCCGCAGCATTCAACTGGCGCTGGACACCAACCCCAGAATCGAAACTGCTGTCGGAATTGAAGTCGACCAGCAAGCCCGCCGGATCAAGCACGACATCAGCCGTCGTTGACCTTGTTTTGAAAGAAGGGGATTGGCCGAGTTTTCGCGGCCCCCGTCGCGATGGAAGTTTGACGGGTGTCCGAATCCGCACAGACTGGGACAAGACGCCACCGAAAGAGCTCTGGCGTCATCGAATTGGCCCCGGCTGGTCCTCATTCTCAGTCATCGGGCACCACCTGTTCACGCAGGAACAGCGAGGTGATGACGAATTCGTCGTGTGTTACGACACCGAGTCTGGCAACGAGATCTGGGCTCATCGTGACAAGGCTCGATTCGAAGAAGTTGTGGCGGGTGCGGGTCCACGTGGCACGCCAACGTTTCATGAAGGTCGTATCCTCGCGCTCGGTGCAACCGGGCGGCTCAACTGTCTGAATGCGGCGACAGGCGAAAAACTGTGGTCCGCAGATATTGTCGCCGACACCAAGGCCAAAACCCCGCAATGGGGATTCTCTGGCTCGCCGCTCGTCTCTCACGGTCTGGTCACGGTCTTCGCCGGCGGTCCTGAAGGGAAAGGCGTTGCGGCCTACAAATTTGATTCTGGAGAATTGGCGTGGACTTCTGGAGATGGCTCCCACAGCTATTGCTCAACACATCCCGCAACGATGGGCGGGGTGGAGCAGGTGTTGGTCACGTCGGATGTCGGCCTGGCCTCATACGAACCCGAAAGCGGCAAAGTGCTGTGGGAGCATCGTTGGCCTGTCGAGCAAGCGCGTGTCGTTCAACCTGCGATCTTGAACGACACCGATGTACTCTTAGGGACCGGAATGACTGGCGGAACGCGGCGTTTGTCGGTGCACCGCGAGGGTGAGGAATGGAAGTTGGAAGAGCAATGGACATCCAAAGTCATCAAGCCCTACTACAACGACTTTGTGGTCCGAAACGACTACCTGTATGGATTTGACAACAATATCTTCATGTGCGTTGGACTGGCCGACGGCAAGATGAAATGGCGAACTCGCGGTTACGGAAATGGGCAAGTCTTGCTGTTGGCCGACGACGCGTTGCTGCTGATTCTCACCGAGCAGGGTGAAGTGGCCCTCGTCGAAGCGCGCCCCGAAGAACACAAGGAACTCGTGCGGATCAAGGCGATCGAGGGAAAAACGTGGAACCATCCCGTAGTGGCCCACGGAAAGTTGTTTGTTCGAAACGCAGAAGAGATTGCGGGCCTTGAGCTGCCACTGCTGAACACTTCGCTCTCAGGTGAATCAGGTCGCTCAGAAAAAGAAACGGCCACATCGACCGAGGAAGCCAAATAA
- a CDS encoding type II secretion system F family protein has product MARDTNTLKTPLPFAGILKDEEIYGTGRGDDAADQINSWFDDLMLQSGMPIAPSALLALCLCSGVALGGIVLVAHENLLTTALGTIVGFILPVIVAMIVRTRRQDTMMRQIPSMLEELARAAKTGRSVEQSLEVVSADTPSPLGDELKLAAGRLKMGVQLKEALRDLPHRTGLMTLSLLCTTLTVQQQTGGDLVTVLERLSRTVRDRMSFLGRLRAATAASRATAILMIVLPPAVLAFFIARKPTYLHELLSSPWGRNATILAVTLELIGALWVMRILKTSQQT; this is encoded by the coding sequence ATGGCTCGAGACACCAACACCTTGAAGACTCCGCTTCCGTTCGCCGGCATTCTGAAAGATGAAGAGATCTACGGCACAGGACGAGGCGACGACGCCGCCGATCAGATTAACAGTTGGTTTGACGATTTGATGCTGCAATCGGGCATGCCGATTGCCCCGTCCGCCCTTCTGGCCCTGTGCCTCTGCTCGGGCGTCGCCTTGGGCGGAATCGTCCTCGTTGCCCATGAGAATCTGCTAACGACAGCCTTGGGAACTATTGTTGGGTTCATCCTACCGGTCATCGTGGCCATGATCGTCCGTACGCGACGCCAAGATACGATGATGCGCCAAATCCCCAGCATGCTGGAAGAACTCGCCCGAGCGGCCAAAACGGGTCGTAGCGTTGAACAAAGCCTGGAAGTAGTGTCAGCAGATACTCCATCCCCACTGGGCGATGAATTAAAGTTGGCTGCTGGTCGTTTAAAGATGGGCGTTCAACTCAAAGAGGCCCTGCGCGATTTGCCGCATCGAACGGGACTGATGACGCTCAGCCTGTTGTGCACAACGCTCACGGTCCAACAGCAGACAGGGGGCGACCTGGTGACCGTTCTGGAACGCCTGTCACGAACCGTTCGCGACCGCATGTCATTCTTGGGACGATTGCGAGCCGCCACCGCGGCAAGCCGGGCCACTGCAATCCTGATGATTGTCCTTCCGCCCGCGGTACTGGCGTTCTTCATTGCACGCAAACCAACATACTTGCACGAACTCTTGTCATCGCCATGGGGCCGCAATGCCACCATTCTCGCCGTAACTCTGGAACTGATTGGCGCACTTTGGGTAATGAGAATTTTGAAAACGAGCCAGCAAACCTGA
- a CDS encoding prepilin peptidase → MFWTVQHIVFIVALVGFTLATAYTDTFRWKIPNKLTLPFFVMGLVYQTVFWGFGSWNGLMDTHGLLDGLLGFGLGFGLYFVLWIVAGGGGGDVKLMGALGAWLGFKLTFWLIIASLVMVVIDGIIVTLYKSLTMGMKNFKKQHLATGKTDAKGKPVFTKESITEKRKRRMLPFAIPVAMAVWLVMLTNAAGIIKGGQLGPERQPQQSAHQNQHAAAER, encoded by the coding sequence ATGTTCTGGACAGTTCAACACATCGTCTTCATCGTCGCTCTGGTGGGTTTTACCCTGGCCACAGCATACACCGACACATTTCGCTGGAAGATTCCCAACAAGTTGACGCTGCCATTCTTCGTCATGGGCTTGGTGTATCAGACGGTGTTCTGGGGCTTCGGCTCATGGAACGGATTGATGGACACACATGGCCTGCTCGACGGGTTGCTCGGGTTTGGACTGGGATTCGGCCTGTACTTTGTGCTGTGGATTGTGGCCGGTGGAGGGGGCGGCGACGTCAAGTTGATGGGCGCGCTCGGCGCTTGGCTGGGGTTCAAACTGACCTTCTGGCTGATCATCGCCAGCCTAGTGATGGTCGTCATCGATGGCATCATTGTCACCCTGTACAAATCCCTAACGATGGGAATGAAAAATTTTAAGAAGCAGCACTTGGCAACAGGAAAGACCGATGCCAAGGGGAAACCCGTCTTCACCAAAGAATCGATCACGGAAAAACGCAAACGCCGCATGCTGCCGTTTGCCATCCCGGTCGCGATGGCGGTCTGGCTGGTCATGCTGACTAATGCCGCCGGCATCATCAAAGGTGGGCAACTGGGGCCTGAACGACAACCGCAACAATCCGCACATCAGAATCAACATGCTGCGGCGGAGCGCTAA
- a CDS encoding pilus assembly protein TadG-related protein — MRRTRHPDHMMHSSHRRAGFTTPAVAVALLVIMMGLALILDRIWLETAKLELTSAAEAAALAAAGDLASDDSLLANTAVDLRLNNARQSAEWIASQNYVCGTPVTLNTDPEGDIRFGNLVAEATGIRFEESTANPNTVVVTALRTRSNNNPVALFVSGASGLPFGDVAARVEATVNNDVIGLRPLKGSPVPALPIAILQLDPTGERSDTWKDQIDLQRGVDEYSFDSESHTISEFGDGIKEITLRGLYLGGDPTDANVLMVDLGTGLNDVDVARQFKKGLMADDLDSINGEILLGQGATLDLTASPQLDGTHTSCFESLVGKCRICFLYTVTTPLRQQPMVTATCTELVAIRVMAVREHNDGSCDVTVQPTVMTSRNAILASENNDPSSNSSSDDLTAGITNALNNSAANALTNHCSTSASGAIPNPYIYKLRLTH, encoded by the coding sequence ATGCGCCGAACGCGACATCCCGATCACATGATGCATTCATCACACCGGCGGGCCGGTTTTACCACCCCCGCCGTTGCAGTCGCATTGCTCGTGATCATGATGGGTCTGGCCCTGATTCTGGATCGCATCTGGCTCGAAACAGCCAAGCTGGAATTGACGTCTGCCGCGGAAGCTGCCGCACTGGCCGCCGCGGGCGATCTGGCGAGCGACGATTCGCTTCTGGCGAATACCGCTGTTGATCTGCGGCTGAACAATGCGCGACAGTCGGCAGAATGGATCGCGTCTCAGAACTACGTCTGCGGCACCCCGGTGACACTGAATACCGATCCCGAAGGCGACATTCGCTTTGGCAATCTTGTCGCCGAAGCCACGGGAATTCGCTTTGAAGAGTCGACCGCCAACCCGAATACAGTTGTCGTCACAGCACTGCGAACCCGTTCCAACAACAATCCGGTCGCGTTGTTCGTTTCGGGTGCCTCGGGGCTTCCCTTCGGCGACGTCGCGGCCCGTGTCGAGGCGACCGTCAATAACGACGTCATTGGACTGCGTCCGCTGAAGGGTTCGCCCGTTCCCGCGCTCCCCATCGCAATTTTGCAATTGGATCCCACGGGCGAACGCTCGGACACCTGGAAAGATCAGATCGACTTGCAACGAGGGGTTGACGAGTACAGCTTCGATTCCGAATCCCACACCATTTCGGAGTTCGGCGACGGAATCAAGGAAATCACACTACGAGGATTGTACCTCGGTGGCGATCCGACTGACGCGAATGTCCTGATGGTCGATCTGGGTACAGGATTGAATGATGTCGATGTTGCCCGGCAGTTCAAAAAAGGACTGATGGCAGATGATCTGGATTCGATCAATGGTGAGATTCTGCTGGGGCAGGGGGCCACTCTGGACTTGACGGCATCACCCCAACTCGACGGCACGCATACCAGTTGCTTTGAGAGTCTGGTCGGAAAATGCCGCATCTGCTTCTTGTATACGGTCACGACTCCTCTGCGTCAGCAGCCGATGGTCACTGCCACCTGTACCGAACTGGTCGCCATTCGTGTGATGGCCGTTCGGGAACACAATGACGGTTCATGCGACGTCACCGTCCAGCCAACCGTCATGACGTCGCGGAACGCCATACTTGCCAGCGAGAACAATGATCCTTCGTCCAATAGTTCCTCCGACGATTTGACAGCGGGTATCACCAATGCCTTGAACAATAGTGCGGCAAACGCCCTGACGAATCATTGTTCGACGTCGGCCTCGGGAGCGATCCCCAATCCCTACATTTACAAGCTTCGTCTGACACACTGA
- a CDS encoding CpaF family protein gives MLTEQTAVADVDPRQAFQQLKTRLHRQMVDAIDLSKAGQLPERELRAQLRALASHLCAQETANLTADDREGMVREIMDEIYGFGPIESLMQDTDVSDVLINGPDSVFIERNGLLERTDVRFANDEHLLHFIQRLVGRAGRRIDEVSPMVDAKLPDGSRLNAVIPPLALRGPTVSIRRFKEKGIALEDMVRLGTLTPEMADFVVACVRGRMNIVVSGGTGAGKTTMLNNMSRFIPETERVVTIEQTAELQLQQRDVVALETRPPNVEGRGEISQRDLLKNSLRMRPDRILVGEARGGEVLDMLQAMNTGHDGSMSTVHANDTRDALDRMELMIALSGVELPTLVARQYIASAVQILIHIMRLSTGERKVMRISELCGCQEGAYQIEDIFVYRMAGIDANGRARGAFYATGYEPQAMKRLATRGQDVPSMMFSARELNSTRDYRPISR, from the coding sequence ATGCTCACCGAACAGACCGCAGTCGCCGATGTCGATCCGAGACAGGCCTTTCAGCAACTTAAAACCCGTCTGCATCGGCAGATGGTTGACGCGATCGATCTGTCCAAAGCAGGTCAGTTGCCCGAGCGCGAGTTGCGGGCACAACTGCGCGCCCTGGCCAGCCATCTTTGCGCGCAAGAAACGGCCAATCTGACAGCCGATGATCGCGAAGGCATGGTTCGCGAGATCATGGACGAAATCTACGGTTTCGGTCCGATCGAATCATTGATGCAGGACACCGACGTCAGCGACGTCCTGATCAACGGGCCTGACAGTGTGTTCATCGAACGCAACGGTTTGCTCGAACGAACCGACGTGCGATTCGCGAATGACGAGCACTTGCTGCACTTCATTCAACGGCTGGTGGGTCGGGCCGGTCGCCGCATCGACGAAGTCTCGCCGATGGTTGATGCCAAACTGCCCGACGGTTCACGGTTGAACGCCGTGATCCCGCCGCTCGCATTACGGGGCCCCACGGTTTCAATTCGCCGCTTCAAAGAAAAGGGAATTGCACTCGAAGATATGGTCCGCCTGGGGACATTGACCCCGGAAATGGCCGACTTTGTGGTGGCCTGTGTGCGCGGACGAATGAACATCGTCGTGAGCGGTGGTACAGGTGCCGGTAAGACGACCATGCTGAACAACATGAGTCGTTTCATTCCCGAAACCGAACGCGTCGTGACGATCGAACAAACGGCAGAACTGCAGCTTCAGCAACGTGACGTCGTCGCCTTGGAAACACGTCCACCCAACGTCGAAGGACGGGGCGAAATTTCGCAACGCGATTTGCTGAAAAATAGCCTGCGAATGCGGCCAGATCGCATCCTGGTCGGCGAGGCACGTGGCGGCGAAGTTCTCGACATGTTGCAGGCGATGAACACCGGCCATGACGGCTCGATGAGCACTGTGCATGCCAACGACACTCGCGATGCGCTCGATCGAATGGAGTTGATGATCGCGTTGTCAGGTGTCGAATTGCCCACACTTGTCGCGCGTCAGTATATTGCCTCTGCCGTGCAGATCCTGATTCACATCATGCGCCTGAGCACCGGCGAGCGAAAAGTGATGCGTATCTCGGAACTGTGCGGATGCCAGGAAGGTGCGTATCAGATCGAAGATATCTTCGTTTACCGCATGGCGGGCATCGACGCAAACGGACGCGCCCGCGGGGCGTTCTACGCAACGGGATACGAACCACAAGCGATGAAACGTCTGGCCACTCGCGGACAGGATGTTCCATCAATGATGTTCTCGGCTCGCGAACTGAATTCGACTCGTGACTATCGCCCAATCTCCCGTTAG
- a CDS encoding TadE/TadG family type IV pilus assembly protein, whose product MIRTAYQRQTSRQRGRRGVLSMELVLTLPILFMLLLALFQFMMLFYSRSLIVEASRAAARKATLPGTTESDVEAEVRRVLVPRLQQGMQVQVDFGEWSGDVVTVSVAVPMAAASPDLLWPIGLGLNGQNLFSETRMVRE is encoded by the coding sequence ATGATCCGAACTGCATATCAACGACAGACTTCACGACAGCGTGGACGACGCGGCGTGCTCAGCATGGAACTGGTGCTGACGTTGCCGATTCTGTTCATGCTGCTGCTGGCGTTGTTTCAGTTCATGATGCTGTTTTACTCGCGCAGCCTGATCGTCGAAGCGTCGCGGGCCGCGGCCCGCAAGGCCACGCTGCCGGGAACGACAGAATCCGACGTCGAAGCGGAAGTCCGCCGAGTCCTGGTTCCTCGCTTGCAGCAAGGAATGCAAGTTCAGGTGGACTTCGGTGAATGGAGCGGTGATGTCGTCACTGTCTCTGTCGCCGTCCCCATGGCTGCCGCTTCGCCAGACCTCTTGTGGCCGATTGGACTCGGCCTCAACGGACAGAATCTGTTTTCAGAAACACGGATGGTGCGGGAATAA
- a CDS encoding type II secretion system F family protein: MFSSQSLAVFYAICGVIVVWMLFRMWRKNRRGSSVENQANGLQRTNVAELKAVPVTVPMAAAIAPPPITYAASTASIAASKVSTPVRNGESSYGNDRRLLETRGMLARNENPMPRVLPEEVPGVDDSDRAFGTWLNPAFASLLPESPERKEEARRDLQSAGFYNPHAIENLAATRYVGMVVSVIVILAMLLVAPPQLEPWLMACLVLAPALAWALPALYVRTKAKERKHEIERAMPDLLDMLNMCVGQGLTVPDSLQRIGRDFRAVYPALSQELGIVNAQAKISTLQTALENFSRRIDLPEVHSLTSLLIQTERMGTSISQALTTYSDTMRESQRQQADEKGNRATFRLLFPTVLCLMPAVYLFLLGPAINELQRFFYGGGLDSLNSGSQVVQRMNATRNRGQNPGSGQRTSAGQ, from the coding sequence ATGTTTTCCTCTCAATCGTTGGCTGTGTTTTACGCGATCTGCGGTGTGATCGTCGTGTGGATGTTGTTTCGCATGTGGCGAAAAAACCGACGTGGCAGTTCGGTCGAGAACCAGGCAAACGGCTTGCAGCGAACGAACGTGGCGGAACTGAAAGCAGTTCCAGTGACCGTTCCCATGGCGGCGGCAATCGCGCCTCCTCCAATCACGTATGCCGCGTCCACAGCATCGATTGCAGCATCAAAGGTCAGCACGCCCGTACGAAACGGAGAATCAAGCTACGGAAACGATCGACGATTGCTCGAAACGCGTGGCATGCTGGCCCGTAATGAGAATCCGATGCCGCGCGTGCTGCCTGAAGAGGTTCCCGGCGTGGACGATAGCGACCGCGCCTTTGGAACCTGGCTGAACCCGGCCTTCGCGTCGCTCTTGCCCGAATCTCCTGAACGAAAAGAAGAAGCGCGGAGAGATCTGCAATCTGCGGGCTTCTACAATCCACATGCCATCGAGAATCTGGCGGCAACACGATATGTCGGAATGGTCGTGAGTGTCATCGTGATCCTCGCGATGCTCCTGGTTGCTCCGCCCCAACTGGAACCATGGCTGATGGCTTGCCTTGTCCTGGCACCCGCACTGGCATGGGCCTTGCCGGCGCTCTACGTTCGCACCAAGGCGAAAGAACGAAAACACGAAATCGAACGAGCAATGCCCGATCTGCTCGACATGCTGAACATGTGTGTTGGACAGGGGCTGACCGTGCCCGATTCATTACAGCGCATCGGCCGCGATTTCCGCGCAGTCTACCCGGCTTTGTCGCAGGAATTGGGAATCGTCAACGCCCAGGCGAAAATCAGCACGCTGCAAACCGCCTTGGAAAACTTCAGCCGACGGATCGATCTACCCGAAGTGCACTCGCTCACGTCGCTGCTGATTCAGACCGAACGCATGGGAACGAGCATTTCGCAAGCGTTGACAACCTACAGCGACACGATGCGCGAAAGTCAGCGACAACAGGCGGACGAAAAAGGCAATCGGGCAACCTTCCGCCTGCTGTTTCCTACCGTCCTGTGCCTCATGCCCGCGGTGTACCTCTTCCTTCTTGGCCCTGCGATCAACGAACTGCAGCGATTCTTCTATGGCGGCGGCCTGGATTCGCTGAATTCTGGATCGCAAGTCGTTCAGCGGATGAACGCGACACGGAATCGAGGCCAAAACCCCGGTTCTGGACAGCGAACCAGCGCCGGACAGTAG
- the cpaB gene encoding Flp pilus assembly protein CpaB, translated as MKRSITPTLVTFVMFGIIGLLVATYFVKTLFAQKEKPAVNNLREVPMAVTDISPGTVITTDHLGMGRYDRTKLTPDVLLANRVIVGRVAKEAIRAASPIKAGQLYQPGELPPLDIGPGMRAVSVEVGDGVAVVDGIIKPGDTVDVLYTAQGTGVGNDNTYQGGLTLRLFEGVKVLAINRNFAQGRVDRGNNHVTLELTVAQTNIIVLAKDRGKITLTYNPNGKGNGGLALSNSERVTLFELLGLEKSDPLREPFTTEIYRGSGRVSNRFDDRGRYVDSAARTPTSTNQNPQYQLPNNTTPVRSQTAVPQDNAAPSNPAPALNDVPNRPVHQTFAPPSVQPSGRPAPTAQLLQPRN; from the coding sequence GTGAAACGTAGTATCACCCCCACGCTAGTGACATTTGTCATGTTCGGAATCATTGGGCTGCTGGTGGCGACATACTTTGTCAAAACCCTGTTTGCCCAGAAAGAGAAGCCCGCAGTGAATAACCTGCGCGAGGTGCCGATGGCGGTAACCGACATCAGTCCGGGCACGGTCATCACGACAGATCACCTGGGAATGGGCCGCTATGACCGCACCAAGTTGACACCCGATGTCCTGCTGGCCAACCGAGTCATCGTCGGTCGCGTGGCGAAAGAAGCGATTCGTGCCGCAAGCCCCATCAAGGCCGGACAACTTTATCAGCCTGGTGAGCTGCCCCCGCTGGACATCGGCCCTGGCATGCGTGCCGTCTCGGTTGAAGTGGGTGATGGAGTCGCCGTTGTCGATGGAATCATCAAGCCCGGCGACACCGTCGACGTGCTCTATACAGCCCAAGGGACCGGAGTTGGAAACGACAATACCTACCAAGGTGGCCTGACGTTACGGTTGTTCGAAGGTGTCAAGGTGCTGGCCATCAATCGCAACTTTGCCCAGGGTCGAGTTGATCGTGGCAACAATCACGTGACGCTTGAGCTAACCGTCGCACAAACCAACATCATCGTCCTTGCTAAGGATCGTGGCAAAATCACATTGACCTACAATCCCAACGGCAAAGGCAACGGTGGTCTCGCCCTGTCCAATTCGGAACGAGTCACCTTGTTTGAATTGCTGGGTCTGGAAAAGTCAGATCCGCTTCGCGAGCCGTTCACGACCGAAATCTATCGTGGCAGTGGACGGGTTTCCAACCGCTTCGACGACCGAGGCCGATACGTCGACAGCGCGGCACGAACACCAACCAGCACCAACCAGAATCCGCAATATCAGTTGCCCAACAATACCACACCGGTTCGGAGTCAGACTGCAGTCCCCCAAGACAACGCCGCTCCGTCCAATCCCGCTCCCGCCTTGAACGATGTCCCAAACCGACCCGTTCACCAGACGTTTGCTCCGCCAAGTGTGCAACCAAGTGGTCGCCCGGCACCGACAGCTCAATTGCTACAGCCGCGAAATTGA
- a CDS encoding class I SAM-dependent methyltransferase: MKSSVDEIRQRFDADVERFSNLETGQSATVDAPLAMLLVAQVAAAVSPEARHVFDVGCGAGNYTLRLLELLPGLDCTLIDLSRPMLDRAAERVGQKTAGRVTTLQSDIRTLELGDSSCDLILASAVLHHLRTDEEWQSVFAKFYRALRPGGSIWIFDLIESSIAPVQTLMWKRYGEYLSNFKDEAYRDHVFNYIEQEDTPRPLMYQLDLLREVGFEHVEILHKNSCFAAFGAAKRG, from the coding sequence GTGAAATCTTCGGTCGATGAAATCCGGCAGCGATTCGATGCCGATGTCGAACGGTTTTCCAATTTAGAAACAGGCCAATCGGCCACGGTCGATGCGCCGCTGGCGATGCTGCTGGTCGCGCAGGTGGCGGCGGCGGTGTCACCAGAGGCGCGGCATGTCTTCGACGTGGGGTGCGGTGCTGGAAACTACACATTGCGATTGCTCGAACTGCTGCCGGGGTTGGACTGCACCTTGATCGACTTGAGTCGACCGATGCTGGATCGCGCGGCAGAACGTGTTGGGCAAAAGACTGCTGGTCGGGTGACGACACTTCAGAGTGACATTCGCACACTGGAGTTGGGTGATTCCAGTTGCGATCTGATTCTAGCCTCGGCCGTTCTGCACCACTTGCGAACGGATGAAGAATGGCAATCGGTCTTCGCGAAGTTTTATCGTGCCCTTCGGCCAGGCGGATCGATCTGGATTTTCGATCTGATCGAAAGTTCGATCGCTCCCGTGCAAACGCTGATGTGGAAACGCTATGGCGAATACTTGTCAAACTTCAAGGACGAGGCATATCGAGATCACGTCTTTAACTACATTGAACAAGAAGACACTCCACGGCCATTGATGTATCAACTGGATTTGCTGCGGGAGGTCGGGTTTGAGCACGTCGAGATTCTGCATAAAAACAGTTGCTTTGCGGCTTTTGGTGCGGCAAAGCGTGGTTAA
- a CDS encoding inositol monophosphatase family protein — MRDYVQTAEEAARRAGHVLRAWSSKFTVREKSRSNLVTEADEAAQAAIHDFIHGRYPHHGFCGEEGLSVAGNDSTYRWVIDPLDGTTNYVHGFPYYSVSIGLECRGEMIVGAIFDPIHDEMFLAVRGEGATLNRRPLRCSAINQLDQALVIASLPVNTDRHDEAVRRFLSVLPVAQAVQRTGSAALNLANIAAGRVDGFWSTSLKPWDMAAGILLVEEAGGRISKIDGSAFQLEVPNLLASNGLALHEQLVAALV; from the coding sequence ATGCGCGATTACGTTCAAACTGCGGAAGAGGCCGCACGCCGGGCAGGACACGTACTTCGTGCGTGGTCGTCAAAATTCACCGTTCGAGAGAAAAGCCGATCGAATCTGGTCACCGAAGCAGACGAAGCGGCTCAAGCAGCCATTCACGACTTCATTCATGGGCGGTACCCCCACCATGGCTTTTGTGGGGAAGAAGGGTTGTCGGTGGCGGGCAACGACTCGACGTATCGCTGGGTCATTGATCCATTGGACGGAACCACGAATTACGTCCACGGCTTTCCGTATTACTCGGTGTCCATCGGGCTGGAATGTCGCGGAGAAATGATTGTCGGGGCCATCTTTGACCCGATCCACGACGAAATGTTTCTGGCGGTTCGCGGTGAGGGTGCGACGCTGAATCGTCGTCCGCTGAGGTGTTCGGCCATCAATCAGCTCGACCAGGCGTTGGTGATCGCCAGTCTGCCGGTAAACACCGATCGTCACGATGAAGCGGTTCGGCGTTTTTTGTCTGTTCTACCAGTTGCGCAGGCGGTACAACGCACTGGCTCAGCTGCATTGAATTTGGCGAATATTGCCGCGGGCCGTGTTGATGGATTCTGGTCGACAAGTCTGAAGCCCTGGGATATGGCGGCAGGAATTCTGCTTGTCGAAGAAGCTGGTGGTCGAATTTCGAAGATCGACGGATCTGCGTTTCAGCTCGAAGTTCCGAACCTGCTTGCTTCCAATGGTTTGGCGCTGCATGAGCAGCTTGTTGCCGCTCTCGTATGA